TACGTTCCTTGAAGTTCTCAAAATAACCTTCAGGTACGGTAAAAGGGTTGCCATTGCCACATCTTCTCTTTATTTCATCTTCCACTTTCATATCTTCTCTGCTTAAACTAATTATTTGACTATATATAACCTAAAAGGTTTAAAAGTAATCTTTTAAAAAGCTCTCTATTTTTTTCACCGCATGGTGATAAGACGCTTTTAAAGCCCCTACGGAGGTGCCGAACAGACTGGACATCTCTTCATATTTCATCTCCTGATAATATTTCAGGTTGAAAACCATTCGTTGCTTCTCAGGCAGGGTGAGTAATGCTTTTTGCAATAAAAGCTGAGCTTCCTCCCCTGAAAAAAAAGGATCGCCCTCTAGTTTATTGACTGCATCCGCTTCGGGTTCATCAATTGAGAGCATGGATGAAGCCCGCTGTTTATTGAGAAAAGTGAGACACTCATTAATTGCGATGCGATAAAGCCAAGTGGATAGTTTAGATTCGGCACGGAAATAATCAATATTTGTCCACGCTTTAATAAACGTATTCTGCAATAAATCATTCGCATCTTCATGAGAGAGTACCATCCGACGGATTTGCCAGTAAAGCTGCTCGCTGTATTGGTCAACAATACGGGAAAAGGCCTCTTTCTGGGTATCTTCGTCCTGTAGCAATGCCAGCACTTCTTTCTCGTTATAAGATGGAGTCATATTTTATGTTGTTATAATTTTCTTAATTTTTTCAGTATAGGCTGATCAAATTTATAAACATCTTTGCAATAATTCAGCGCTCCGTCGTGAGAGGGATAGATTGTGTAATAATCCAGAAAAAGAGGAACCATCTCCGGAAAACTATAGGTTTTAATTGGTTTATATCCCGGCATTTCCAACAACTCTTTTCCTTTCTCCGTTTTAGGAGGAAGATCAATCGCTATCCGAATTTTATCCATCATCTTCTCATCTTTCTTTTTTAAAAGGAAGAAAACAAAGTCCAGTGGCTTCTCCAACCGGACACAACCATGGCTCACCGCTCTTTCTGCTCTTAAAAAAGCCTGACGGGAAGGGGTGTCGTGCAAATAAACCGCAAAAGCATTGGGGAATCGAAAGATCAATCTGCCCAATGAGTTGCCCTCACCCTTCTCCTGCTTAACACTGTAAGGTATCTCACCCTCAAAGTCCTTCCAGTTCACCGCTAGTGGATCAACCTCGTTACCTTCTTTATCATATACCTTCATCTGATTCCGTTCAAAATACGCCGTATCTTTCATAAAAGCCGGGATTATCTCCTTTCGTACAATCGATTTAGGTACATTCCAATATGGATTCATCTGCACATATGCAATACGACTAGCCAACAATGGAGTTTTATTTTCGTATGACCCACAGCAGATTTTCATCTCCAATACCGAATCTGCTTTTTCATCAAAAGCCTGTAACATAAAGGCGGCAATATTAACTATTACATATTTTGATCCTTTATCTATCTTAGTTTGCCATCTCATTCGCTCCATATTAACTATCAATCTTTCCTTGTAATATCTCATCGGACGATTTAAGGCTTCGATAGTATTGTTGCCGATGAACTTATCGGTAGGTATGCTGTTTCGTAATCGAAAAGAATTCACCGCCGAAAGTAAATCGAAAGAAAACGAAGAGTAAATGCTACTAGCATGTTCAATACGTGGAAGATATCCCAGCTTTATTAATTTTTCTGCAATAAGCGGAACAGCGGGATGCACATCTCCTTCTTTTAACTTAAGTCCACCTATGTATGGAATACGCTCTGAAGGAAGATCTTTTTGTGCATTTATCCTGATATACTCTTTTTGCATTGAGAGATAAAACGGATTTCTAGGTTGAACTTCCTGTAGAAAACTCGACAGATTGTTTTTTGTGTTTTCCATTGCTTTCTCTGCAAACATCCTGTTACTTCGTTTCAACGGAATAGAATAGTAAACTTTCATCTTAGGAGGAGCTAGTGAATCTCTCACTTCACCCGGCTTTAGCTCTTCTTCGTCTATGTTATTAAGAATATGATGCGGGCTTACAAAGCCATAGCTCATTCCGCATACATAACGAAGATAAGCAGAAGACAAATCGTATTCAAGTTCAGCAATCAGTTTATTTATATTATCTCTCTCATCAATATTCAAAGAACGCAGTTTTGCAAAATTTCGTTTTATCTTAGACACGGAAAACATTTCAGGGTTTAATCCATGAACCCACGAATTTTCGAGCCAATGCAATAATTCATTGATTTTTTCCCAATCTCCAAAAGAAGTCAACCATAAAGAGGCGTCCTCACTGGTATAAAAGTTGAATAATACAGAATCTCTTACTGAATGAATACTTCGCTGAGCACAAAGTCTTAGAAGATATTTATGCACTTTCATTCCATCAATTTCATAAGAAGGATTTCTCATCTTCTGGGAAGAAGTAAATTCAGAATAATCCATCGCTCTCTTTTTATCAAGAGTACAAGAGAAAATCAATAACAGGAAGAGAGAAAGAAAAAATAATCTTTTTATCATATACTTATATTAGTTCACAATAACAAACCGACTATAACTGACAAAGATAAAGTATTTTAGTAAATAACCACACAACCGGAGAATCTCTTAAAAAAGAAATCACCCGCCTGAGATTTACAGACGAGTGATTTAATTGAGAATATCTTTAAAAGAGAATGCACCGAAAAATAAGATAGTGCAATCTTCTAATTCTTTACAGAATTACCTTTGCAATCTTGCTACCTGCTTTAACAATCAAAAGCTGCTTCTGAGGAAGATCTGCCAATTCGTTCATTCCGCTATGCGCAACGATAACGCGGACTACCTGTCCCAATGAGTTTGTAACAACAATTTTGTCGCCAACGTTAGCATTTACAAACACCTTACCGGCATTAGAATAAATGCTTGCGGATAATTGTTCTGTTACAAGACCGCTACTAGTGTTTTTAACTAAGCTAAGAGCGTCAATATATCCAACAAATGTTTTGTAATAACGAATTTCCAGCTGCAAAGTACCAGCAAAAGGAATATCCAATTCTGTTTCACTCGTTTGCCATGTCCCAGTAACGGAAGTATCCAGATAACCGGAAGTAGTACCTCCGTTAGTTTGCAACATAGTACTTATTGCGTTATATTGAGCTATATTGGGATCGGTCGCAGCTGGTATGGCTCCGTTCACATCATTCATATATCCCCAATGTCTGAGTACACTAGCAGTCCCTGAAGTAGGATCTACATAATATTTAAACGAGAAGGTATATTTTCCTGCTTCTACCGGAACTTTTATATTATATACCATTTTCCCAGTGCCACTTGACCCTGCATGATTGATTTTAAGTGAGCTGTTTCCTTCAGCTTTAATGGTTGATTCCTGACTAATTGTAGCTCCAGTAGGAGTAGTTGGCGTGTAACCTGTTGGAGCTCCACCAGCCCAGTCTTCAAAACCGGAATTTACAGTAATCAGATTTTGAGCATTCAGAGATAACACACCACAAAAGCCAAGCACAAGTGCCAGCACACATTTTTTCATAAGAGTAATTTTTTTCATAAGCCATTATTTTAAGAGTTAACAAAAAAATTTTCATTTGATGGCAATCTTCCGGGCTATGTTCTCTATCTTTAGAATATAGCATCCTTTGGGAAGATTTAAGGTAAATGTTTTATCAGCGGCATCAATTTTAATGGATGTAACTTTCATTCCAAGGACGTTGTACACCTCTAAAGAGGAACCTGGCGTAACATTTTGAATGCGTACAGTATTTCCGCTAACAGTCAAAGCAACAGATGTCTGTTCGTTTTCCACGGCTGCATTCTTCTTACTTTCCTGAGCAAAGATTGCAGGACAGTTTAAAAAAGCGAAGATCATTAATAATACTACCAGTGTAAATCTTTTCATCTATAGACTTTCTTTTTCAATGAGCAACAAATGTAACGATTCCGTTTTTCTTAAACAAGTATAATAGCTTAAATTATTTAAACATCAACACACAATCCTTCCTTTGCAAGTAGGCAGTTTGGGAAAATTGGGGAAGCTTCATTGAGAAAAACAGAGTCATCTT
The Bacteroides sedimenti genome window above contains:
- a CDS encoding RNA polymerase sigma factor gives rise to the protein MTPSYNEKEVLALLQDEDTQKEAFSRIVDQYSEQLYWQIRRMVLSHEDANDLLQNTFIKAWTNIDYFRAESKLSTWLYRIAINECLTFLNKQRASSMLSIDEPEADAVNKLEGDPFFSGEEAQLLLQKALLTLPEKQRMVFNLKYYQEMKYEEMSSLFGTSVGALKASYHHAVKKIESFLKDYF
- a CDS encoding L,D-transpeptidase family protein, which produces MIKRLFFLSLFLLLIFSCTLDKKRAMDYSEFTSSQKMRNPSYEIDGMKVHKYLLRLCAQRSIHSVRDSVLFNFYTSEDASLWLTSFGDWEKINELLHWLENSWVHGLNPEMFSVSKIKRNFAKLRSLNIDERDNINKLIAELEYDLSSAYLRYVCGMSYGFVSPHHILNNIDEEELKPGEVRDSLAPPKMKVYYSIPLKRSNRMFAEKAMENTKNNLSSFLQEVQPRNPFYLSMQKEYIRINAQKDLPSERIPYIGGLKLKEGDVHPAVPLIAEKLIKLGYLPRIEHASSIYSSFSFDLLSAVNSFRLRNSIPTDKFIGNNTIEALNRPMRYYKERLIVNMERMRWQTKIDKGSKYVIVNIAAFMLQAFDEKADSVLEMKICCGSYENKTPLLASRIAYVQMNPYWNVPKSIVRKEIIPAFMKDTAYFERNQMKVYDKEGNEVDPLAVNWKDFEGEIPYSVKQEKGEGNSLGRLIFRFPNAFAVYLHDTPSRQAFLRAERAVSHGCVRLEKPLDFVFFLLKKKDEKMMDKIRIAIDLPPKTEKGKELLEMPGYKPIKTYSFPEMVPLFLDYYTIYPSHDGALNYCKDVYKFDQPILKKLRKL
- a CDS encoding T9SS type A sorting domain-containing protein, with amino-acid sequence MKRFTLVVLLMIFAFLNCPAIFAQESKKNAAVENEQTSVALTVSGNTVRIQNVTPGSSLEVYNVLGMKVTSIKIDAADKTFTLNLPKGCYILKIENIARKIAIK